In Marinomonas posidonica IVIA-Po-181, a single window of DNA contains:
- a CDS encoding ABC transporter ATP-binding protein produces MTRPLIQISGLEKAFSSDAGWLGQWRIPGKKGRGKPDQVYALNGVNLTIHQGETLCVVGETGCGKSTLARVIMGLDEPSAGEIHYLDQRIDCLNNRQRMLFRRRMQMVFQNPYASLNPRMTVYQTLSEPIAFHNPQLSRVEVDEQVEALLESVGITANSSDRYPHEFSGGQRQRISLARALSVEPEFIVADEPLSALDVSVQAQVLNLMMDKQKEYHLSYLFITHDLAVVEHFANRVAVMYLGRICELANTRTLFSTPKHPYTQALLSAIPRLDSTAAEPIRLIGEVPTPTEKPIGCVFQARCPYANPRCYSESPEMKLQSDGSSVACHAIEEDRL; encoded by the coding sequence ATGACGCGCCCTCTTATTCAAATCAGCGGTCTTGAAAAAGCCTTTTCGTCCGACGCAGGTTGGTTAGGACAGTGGCGTATACCTGGTAAAAAAGGTCGAGGAAAACCAGATCAAGTCTACGCCCTAAATGGCGTAAACCTCACCATTCATCAAGGTGAAACCCTCTGTGTGGTTGGCGAAACAGGCTGTGGTAAATCCACCCTAGCTCGAGTTATCATGGGGCTGGATGAACCAAGTGCCGGTGAAATTCACTATTTAGATCAACGCATTGACTGTCTCAACAATCGTCAACGAATGCTGTTCCGTCGTCGCATGCAAATGGTTTTCCAAAACCCTTATGCATCATTAAACCCGCGTATGACGGTATATCAAACATTAAGCGAACCCATTGCCTTTCACAATCCGCAACTGTCTCGCGTTGAAGTCGATGAACAGGTGGAAGCATTACTGGAATCCGTTGGCATCACCGCCAACAGTTCAGACCGATATCCCCATGAGTTCTCAGGTGGTCAACGTCAACGAATCAGTTTGGCGCGAGCCTTGTCTGTCGAGCCAGAATTCATTGTCGCAGATGAACCCCTCTCGGCATTAGACGTTTCTGTTCAGGCACAAGTGCTGAATCTAATGATGGACAAACAAAAAGAATACCATCTTAGCTACCTTTTCATTACTCATGATTTAGCCGTGGTTGAACATTTTGCCAATCGAGTGGCGGTGATGTATCTTGGCCGCATCTGCGAGTTAGCCAACACCCGTACTTTATTTAGCACACCAAAACACCCTTATACCCAAGCCTTATTATCGGCCATTCCTAGACTGGATAGTACGGCCGCCGAACCAATCCGACTGATTGGTGAAGTACCAACGCCCACTGAAAAACCCATTGGCTGTGTTTTCCAAGCTCGCTGCCCCTATGCAAACCCACGTTGCTATAGCGAGTCTCCAGAGATGAAATTACAAAGTGATGGCAGCAGTGTCGCTTGCCATGCCATTGAGGAGGATCGCTTATGA